Proteins encoded by one window of Acetivibrio thermocellus ATCC 27405:
- a CDS encoding peptidoglycan D,D-transpeptidase FtsI family protein → MFIKRNKIILAVFTLSIILLFSRVIYIQFILGEKLFIQATAQKVSELTVDVPRGNILDRNLIPLTNRKKKVDVVIQPLYLKDNSSDLQKISNILGLNFNEIKRQVEIKKEPIKITIDENKKETLIKEKVQGISFIHSLERYDENTLAKHVLGYLNKIDIRGETGIEKAYDSYLKLNSKSSVAVITDARDNPVKGLGYRFINSAKTGKMLNVKLTIDYNIQKTAEEVMDKYNLKGAVVIEEVSSGDIVAMVSKPDFNPNEIEKYLDSPDNELFNRAVASYNLGSIFKIIDLACAYSKNINPSMYYFCPGYVILGDKEFRCSAYGKGGHGLIDLHEAFASSCNPYFIELGIKIGPNNIIETANKFGFGKITGIDSQGVEESAGNLPKTGSFTYGDTANISIGQGDVLATPLQVADMVATIANGGIKNNVNIVDSIVDSKGNTVKVIRKDKGERIIEKEVCDKIKQLMEEVTVSGTGTRANLSEYGGAGGKTGSAETGQFINGEKVVHAWFAGYFPRLDPKYSVAVFIEDGKSGGAIAAPVFEEIAKTILKKGL, encoded by the coding sequence ATGTTTATCAAACGAAATAAAATTATTCTTGCAGTTTTCACCCTATCAATCATACTGCTTTTTTCAAGAGTAATTTACATACAATTTATTTTAGGAGAAAAGCTTTTTATACAGGCAACAGCTCAAAAAGTATCCGAACTTACCGTCGATGTGCCAAGAGGAAACATACTTGACAGAAATCTTATTCCCCTTACCAACAGAAAAAAGAAAGTGGATGTGGTAATACAACCGCTTTACCTTAAGGATAACAGCAGCGATCTTCAGAAGATATCAAACATATTAGGACTTAATTTCAATGAAATTAAAAGACAGGTCGAAATAAAAAAAGAACCTATAAAAATCACTATTGATGAAAATAAAAAAGAAACACTTATAAAAGAAAAAGTTCAGGGAATATCCTTTATACATTCCCTTGAAAGATATGATGAAAACACACTTGCCAAGCATGTTTTAGGTTATCTGAACAAAATCGACATAAGAGGAGAAACAGGCATTGAAAAAGCTTATGACAGCTATCTTAAACTAAACTCCAAAAGCAGTGTTGCAGTTATAACCGACGCCAGGGACAATCCCGTAAAAGGCCTTGGCTATCGATTTATAAACTCAGCTAAAACCGGCAAAATGCTCAATGTAAAACTGACCATTGATTATAACATACAAAAAACGGCGGAGGAAGTCATGGACAAGTATAATCTTAAAGGTGCCGTTGTAATAGAAGAAGTCAGTTCCGGTGACATTGTTGCCATGGTAAGCAAGCCGGATTTCAATCCCAACGAAATCGAAAAATATCTTGACAGCCCTGACAATGAATTGTTTAACAGGGCCGTGGCATCCTACAATCTTGGTTCCATATTCAAAATTATCGACCTGGCATGTGCCTACAGCAAAAACATAAACCCGTCAATGTATTATTTTTGCCCGGGATATGTTATTTTGGGAGACAAAGAATTCAGATGCTCCGCTTACGGAAAAGGAGGACATGGATTAATAGACCTGCATGAAGCTTTTGCATCCTCATGCAATCCATATTTTATTGAACTGGGGATTAAGATTGGTCCAAATAACATAATAGAAACCGCAAACAAATTTGGCTTCGGGAAAATTACCGGTATTGACTCCCAAGGCGTTGAAGAATCAGCCGGAAATCTTCCAAAAACCGGGAGTTTTACTTACGGAGACACAGCCAATATTTCCATAGGCCAGGGAGACGTCCTGGCAACTCCCCTTCAGGTTGCGGACATGGTTGCCACCATTGCAAACGGTGGAATAAAAAATAATGTAAACATTGTTGATTCCATAGTTGACAGCAAAGGAAACACCGTCAAGGTTATAAGGAAGGATAAAGGCGAAAGAATTATTGAAAAAGAAGTGTGTGATAAAATAAAGCAGCTTATGGAGGAAGTTACGGTCAGCGGTACCGGAACCAGAGCAAACTTAAGTGAATACGGCGGTGCCGGCGGGAAAACGGGAAGTGCCGAAACCGGTCAATTCATAAACGGTGAAAAAGTGGTGCATGCATGGTTTGCCGGCTATTTTCCCCGGCTCGACCCAAAATATTCCGTCGCAGTATTTATTGAAGACGGAAAAAGCGGCGGAGCAATAGCTGCCCCTGTCTTTGAGGAAATTGCCAAAACCATTTTGAAAAAGGGACTCTAA
- a CDS encoding peptidase U32 family protein, which produces MKKVELLAPAGNLEKLKMAVLYGADAVYLGGEEFSLRAYAENFTLDELKAGVEFAHSKGKKVYVTINIFPHNDDLKKIPEYIKEVAGIGVDAIILSDPGILSIVKEIAPDMEIHLSTQANNTNFMSARFWHNHGVKRIILARELSLEEIREIREKTPDSLELEVFVHGAMCISYSGRCLLSNYMAGRDSNRGLCAHPCRWKYYLMEEKRPGEYYPVYENERGTFIFNSRDLCMIEHIPELVESGVSSFKIEGRMKSSFYVATVVKAYREAIDAYYEDKDNYKFDPRLLEEVCKVSHREFTTGFFFNKPGPKDQIYATSSYIREYDFVGVVQKYDKATKIATVEQRNRMYKGEEIEVVNPKGNFFVQKIEWMKNADGEDIDVAPHPQMTVYMPMKEDVEEFAMLRRKSSPNK; this is translated from the coding sequence ATGAAAAAAGTTGAACTGCTTGCTCCCGCAGGCAATCTTGAAAAACTTAAAATGGCCGTTTTATATGGTGCGGACGCCGTTTACCTGGGCGGTGAGGAATTCAGCCTCAGAGCTTATGCCGAGAATTTTACATTGGATGAGCTGAAAGCAGGAGTGGAATTTGCCCATAGCAAAGGAAAAAAAGTATATGTAACCATTAATATATTCCCTCACAATGATGATTTGAAGAAAATACCGGAATATATAAAAGAAGTTGCAGGGATCGGAGTCGATGCCATAATCCTCTCAGACCCCGGCATTCTCTCCATTGTGAAAGAAATAGCTCCGGATATGGAAATACATTTAAGCACCCAGGCCAACAATACTAATTTTATGAGTGCCAGATTTTGGCACAATCACGGTGTAAAACGGATAATACTTGCAAGAGAGCTTTCCCTTGAGGAAATCCGGGAAATAAGAGAAAAAACTCCTGACTCTCTGGAGCTTGAAGTTTTTGTCCACGGTGCCATGTGCATATCCTATTCCGGAAGGTGTCTTCTCAGCAATTACATGGCCGGCAGGGATTCCAACAGGGGACTGTGCGCACATCCATGCAGGTGGAAATATTACTTGATGGAGGAAAAAAGACCCGGTGAATACTACCCGGTATATGAAAATGAAAGAGGCACATTCATTTTCAACTCCAGGGACCTCTGTATGATTGAGCACATACCGGAATTGGTGGAATCCGGAGTTTCCAGCTTTAAAATTGAAGGCCGCATGAAAAGCTCTTTCTACGTCGCAACGGTCGTAAAAGCATATCGCGAAGCAATAGATGCCTATTATGAGGATAAAGACAACTATAAATTCGATCCCAGGCTTTTGGAGGAAGTCTGCAAAGTCAGTCACAGGGAATTCACCACCGGCTTTTTCTTCAACAAGCCCGGCCCGAAAGACCAGATTTACGCCACCAGCTCATATATAAGAGAGTATGACTTTGTAGGGGTTGTTCAAAAATATGACAAAGCAACAAAAATAGCAACCGTAGAACAAAGAAACCGCATGTACAAAGGTGAGGAAATAGAAGTTGTAAATCCCAAAGGCAATTTTTTTGTTCAGAAAATTGAATGGATGAAAAATGCCGACGGTGAAGACATAGACGTTGCCCCCCACCCTCAAATGACGGTATATATGCCGATGAAAGAGGATGTGGAAGAATTTGCAATGCTCAGGCGAAAAAGCAGTCCAAATAAATAA
- the tsf gene encoding translation elongation factor Ts, whose amino-acid sequence MVTAEMVKELRERTGAGMMECKKALTEANGDMEKAIEILRERGLAAAAKKAGRIAAEGVVDAYIHGDGRIGVLVEINTETDFAAKNEDFRTFVKDIAMHIAASKPEYISRDEVPAERVEKEKEILRAQALNEGKPEKIVEKMVEGRLEKFYKEICLLEQPFIKDPDKTVQQLLNEKIAIIGENINIRRFVRFERGEGIQKKEENFAEEVMKQING is encoded by the coding sequence ATGGTTACTGCTGAAATGGTTAAGGAGCTTCGCGAAAGAACCGGAGCAGGTATGATGGAGTGCAAAAAGGCTCTTACTGAGGCAAACGGTGATATGGAAAAAGCCATTGAAATTTTAAGGGAAAGAGGACTGGCGGCTGCTGCCAAGAAAGCCGGAAGAATTGCAGCGGAAGGTGTTGTGGACGCCTATATTCATGGTGACGGTAGAATAGGCGTGCTGGTTGAAATCAACACGGAAACTGACTTTGCCGCAAAAAATGAAGATTTCAGAACTTTTGTAAAGGACATTGCAATGCATATTGCGGCAAGCAAGCCTGAATACATAAGCAGAGATGAAGTTCCTGCTGAAAGAGTCGAAAAAGAAAAAGAGATTCTCAGGGCTCAGGCACTAAATGAAGGAAAACCTGAGAAGATTGTCGAAAAGATGGTTGAAGGAAGACTGGAAAAGTTCTATAAGGAAATATGCCTTTTGGAACAGCCGTTTATAAAAGATCCTGACAAGACGGTACAACAGCTTCTCAACGAAAAGATAGCCATCATAGGTGAAAATATCAACATCAGAAGATTTGTAAGATTTGAAAGAGGCGAAGGCATACAGAAGAAGGAAGAAAACTTTGCCGAGGAAGTTATGAAACAAATAAATGGCTAA
- the sigK gene encoding RNA polymerase sporulation sigma factor SigK translates to MFYILISSVFEILNNIFFLLGYISNVNSFPQPLSPEEEQHYLDLLKKGDEEARNILIERNLRLVAHIVKKYSSTINDSDDLISIGTIGLIKAISTFNHEKGTRLATYAARCIENEILMHIRSNKKTQSEVSLQDPIGVDRDGNEIALIDVIGNESESVVEEVELKMQVKRLYNKMKDVLKAREKMVLELRYGLLNGTGKTQREIAKMLGISRSYVSRIEKKAIKKLGKELKSESFK, encoded by the coding sequence TTGTTTTATATACTAATCTCCTCGGTTTTTGAGATACTGAATAATATATTTTTTCTTCTAGGATATATTTCCAATGTAAATTCATTCCCCCAGCCTTTAAGCCCGGAGGAAGAACAGCACTATCTGGATCTTTTGAAAAAAGGCGATGAAGAAGCAAGAAACATACTTATTGAAAGAAATTTAAGACTTGTGGCCCACATTGTAAAAAAATATAGTTCCACTATAAATGACAGCGATGATTTAATTTCAATCGGAACAATAGGACTTATAAAAGCAATTTCAACTTTCAACCATGAAAAAGGTACAAGGCTTGCGACTTATGCAGCGCGATGCATCGAAAACGAGATTTTAATGCATATACGCTCCAATAAAAAGACTCAAAGTGAAGTTTCTCTTCAGGACCCCATAGGAGTTGACAGGGACGGAAATGAAATAGCCCTGATTGACGTTATCGGAAACGAATCAGAATCTGTAGTTGAAGAAGTGGAACTTAAAATGCAAGTCAAACGTCTCTACAATAAAATGAAAGATGTATTGAAAGCTCGGGAAAAAATGGTATTGGAGCTGCGATACGGGCTTTTAAACGGCACCGGCAAGACCCAGCGGGAAATAGCCAAAATGTTGGGTATTTCAAGATCTTATGTTTCAAGAATCGAAAAAAAAGCAATAAAAAAATTGGGAAAAGAGCTCAAATCAGAAAGCTTCAAATAA
- the rpsB gene encoding 30S ribosomal protein S2, whose amino-acid sequence MSVISMKQLLEAGVHFGHQTRRWNPKMAEYIFTERNGIYIIDLQKTVKKVEEAYYFLREVAMNGQGVLFVGTKKQAQDSIREEAQRADQYYVNARWLGGMLTNFKTIKGRINRLKELTKMEEEGVFDVLPKKEVTKLRAEKEKLEKYLGGIKEMKELPGALFVVDPRKERIAVLEARRLGIPVVAIVDTNCDPDEVDYVIPGNDDAIRAVKLIASKMADAIIEGRQGEQLSVESTAQEQVEETAQEETAVEA is encoded by the coding sequence ATGTCAGTTATTTCAATGAAACAATTATTGGAAGCAGGTGTTCACTTCGGTCACCAGACCAGAAGATGGAACCCGAAAATGGCCGAATACATTTTCACAGAGAGGAACGGTATATACATTATAGACCTTCAGAAAACTGTGAAAAAGGTAGAAGAGGCTTATTATTTCTTAAGAGAAGTGGCAATGAACGGCCAGGGAGTCCTGTTTGTAGGTACCAAGAAGCAGGCTCAGGATTCCATAAGGGAAGAAGCACAAAGAGCTGATCAGTACTATGTGAATGCAAGATGGCTCGGCGGAATGCTTACCAATTTCAAAACAATCAAAGGAAGAATAAACAGATTGAAAGAGCTCACCAAGATGGAAGAAGAAGGCGTTTTTGACGTTCTGCCCAAGAAAGAAGTTACAAAACTTAGAGCTGAAAAGGAAAAACTCGAAAAGTATCTTGGCGGAATCAAAGAAATGAAAGAACTTCCCGGAGCATTGTTTGTAGTGGATCCCAGAAAAGAAAGAATTGCGGTTCTTGAAGCCAGAAGGCTTGGCATACCTGTGGTCGCAATTGTTGATACCAACTGTGACCCGGATGAAGTGGATTATGTAATTCCGGGAAATGACGATGCCATCAGAGCTGTTAAATTGATTGCGTCAAAAATGGCCGATGCCATTATAGAAGGAAGACAGGGCGAACAGCTTTCAGTTGAGAGTACCGCCCAGGAACAGGTTGAAGAAACGGCTCAGGAAGAGACTGCTGTGGAAGCTTGA
- a CDS encoding O-methyltransferase has product MICYEYINDYIRKTIKKNEGFLAELEEFAKENHVPIVHPEVASLLRVIGLTLRPSRVLEVGTAIGYSAILFSTFLEPGGRIDTIDRYELMLEKARANVKKAGLQDVINIIEGDALEVLKCLEHKYDMIFLDAAKGQYPEFLPECLRLLRSGGLLISDNILYKGMVAKDELVVRRKKTIVKRLRNYLETICNTDELETSILPVGDGLAISFKK; this is encoded by the coding sequence ATGATTTGTTATGAGTATATAAATGATTACATCAGAAAGACAATTAAAAAAAACGAAGGGTTTTTGGCAGAGCTCGAAGAGTTTGCAAAGGAAAATCATGTTCCTATAGTACATCCTGAAGTAGCATCACTCCTTAGAGTAATAGGTCTTACTCTAAGACCCTCCCGTGTTTTGGAAGTGGGAACGGCCATAGGTTATTCCGCCATCCTCTTCTCCACTTTTTTGGAACCGGGAGGAAGGATTGATACAATCGACAGGTACGAGCTTATGCTGGAAAAAGCCAGAGCCAATGTTAAAAAAGCCGGACTTCAGGATGTAATAAACATAATCGAAGGTGATGCTCTGGAAGTTCTTAAATGTCTTGAGCACAAATACGACATGATATTTTTGGATGCCGCCAAAGGCCAGTATCCGGAGTTTCTCCCGGAATGTCTGAGGCTTTTAAGAAGCGGCGGTCTTCTCATATCAGACAATATTTTGTACAAGGGAATGGTTGCAAAAGACGAACTTGTGGTAAGAAGAAAAAAAACCATTGTAAAGAGGCTTAGAAACTATCTTGAAACCATTTGCAATACGGATGAACTTGAGACAAGCATTCTGCCGGTCGGTGACGGATTGGCAATAAGTTTTAAAAAATAG
- the typA gene encoding translational GTPase TypA, producing MENAGEYIRENIRNVAIIAHVDHGKTTLVDAMLKQSGIFRENEQVQERVMDSNDLERERGITILAKNTAITYKNIKINIVDTPGHADFGGEVERVLGMVDGVLLLVDSFEGTMPQTRFVLRKALQANLKPIVVINKIDRPEARPVEVVDEVLELFIELGADDEQLDFPVVYASAREGYALYNLNDDPKNLEPLFETLINHIPAPKGFMDKPLQLLVSNIDYDDYVGRIAVGRIERGMIKTGQQAALCKKDGSIENVKISRLYVFSGLKRIEADSAMMGDIVAVSGISNINIGETICNVDAPEPLPFIEIEEPTITMTFSVNNSPFAGREGTFVTSRHLRERLFKELETNVSLRVEETDSPDSFKVSGRGELHLSILIETMRREGYEFQVSKPNVILKEIDGVLCEPVEYLIIDVPEEFMGVVMEKLGSRKAEMVNMHSSHQGYMRLEFKIPSRGLIGYRSEFLTDTKGNGIMNHIFHGFEPFKGEIPKRQRGSMVAWEDGEAVTYGLYNAQERGTLFITPGTKVYEGMIVGENSRPEDIVINVCKKKHVTNMRAAGSDEALRLTPPVILSLEQCLEFIEDDELVEVTPKNIRLRKKILDTELRAKTKARKKEQP from the coding sequence GTGGAAAACGCTGGTGAATATATCAGAGAAAATATCAGAAATGTCGCTATAATTGCACATGTTGATCACGGGAAAACAACCCTTGTGGACGCAATGCTGAAACAAAGCGGTATATTCAGAGAAAATGAACAGGTCCAGGAAAGAGTAATGGACTCAAATGATCTGGAGAGAGAAAGAGGTATTACCATTCTGGCAAAAAACACTGCCATAACCTATAAAAATATCAAAATTAATATTGTGGACACACCGGGTCACGCTGATTTCGGCGGCGAAGTCGAGCGGGTTCTCGGGATGGTCGACGGTGTCCTTTTGTTGGTTGACTCCTTTGAAGGCACAATGCCTCAGACAAGATTCGTACTTAGAAAAGCTCTTCAGGCTAATTTAAAACCCATAGTCGTCATAAATAAAATTGACAGACCCGAAGCAAGACCGGTTGAAGTCGTGGATGAGGTCCTTGAGTTGTTCATCGAACTTGGAGCCGATGATGAACAGCTCGATTTTCCTGTTGTATACGCTTCCGCAAGAGAAGGTTATGCTCTATACAACTTGAATGACGATCCGAAAAACCTTGAGCCGCTGTTTGAAACCTTAATAAATCACATACCGGCTCCCAAAGGATTTATGGACAAACCTCTTCAGCTTTTGGTATCAAACATAGACTATGATGATTATGTTGGAAGAATAGCTGTGGGAAGAATTGAAAGAGGCATGATTAAAACAGGACAACAGGCCGCTTTGTGCAAAAAGGACGGAAGCATTGAAAATGTCAAAATAAGCCGGCTCTATGTATTCAGCGGTCTTAAAAGAATTGAAGCCGATTCTGCAATGATGGGAGACATTGTTGCAGTCTCAGGCATCAGCAATATTAACATCGGTGAGACAATTTGTAATGTTGATGCACCAGAACCCTTACCTTTTATTGAGATAGAAGAACCGACAATCACCATGACCTTCAGCGTAAACAACAGTCCTTTTGCCGGTCGGGAAGGAACTTTTGTAACTTCAAGGCATCTAAGGGAAAGACTCTTTAAAGAACTGGAAACCAATGTTAGCCTTAGAGTCGAAGAAACTGATTCCCCTGACTCCTTTAAAGTATCCGGAAGGGGTGAACTTCATCTTTCAATCCTGATTGAAACCATGAGACGTGAAGGCTACGAGTTTCAGGTTTCCAAGCCCAATGTAATTTTGAAGGAAATCGACGGTGTACTGTGTGAACCTGTGGAATATCTGATTATTGACGTTCCTGAAGAGTTCATGGGCGTTGTCATGGAAAAACTGGGAAGCCGCAAGGCCGAAATGGTAAACATGCATTCTTCCCATCAGGGATATATGAGACTGGAATTTAAAATACCCTCAAGAGGTCTTATCGGGTACAGGTCGGAATTTTTGACTGACACAAAGGGAAATGGTATAATGAATCATATATTCCACGGTTTTGAACCTTTCAAGGGAGAAATACCGAAAAGGCAAAGAGGCTCAATGGTTGCATGGGAAGACGGAGAAGCTGTAACGTACGGCCTTTACAATGCCCAGGAAAGGGGTACGTTGTTCATCACGCCCGGCACAAAGGTATATGAAGGCATGATAGTCGGAGAAAATTCAAGGCCGGAGGATATTGTCATAAATGTTTGCAAAAAGAAACATGTTACCAACATGAGAGCAGCCGGTTCCGATGAAGCTTTGAGGCTTACGCCTCCGGTGATACTCAGTCTTGAGCAGTGTCTGGAGTTTATAGAGGATGACGAACTGGTGGAAGTCACACCAAAAAACATACGACTGAGAAAAAAGATTCTCGACACGGAGCTTAGGGCAAAAACAAAGGCAAGAAAAAAAGAACAGCCTTGA
- the ytvI gene encoding sporulation integral membrane protein YtvI, whose amino-acid sequence MDKRIKLVIRLVLIFGGTVIGILLGLRLAIYFAPFLIAFAISSMIEPVIRFLMKKLKFRRKFAALVSLLLGLSMIAILLLMLFSKLYNEITSLSSSQPEFWKEAYQNISNLINRGLNIYFGLPSEVTAQISSMVSSLSNSVSSLVDSFVKGIYNTAISIPQMVIFIFVTILSTYFISSDRDRIYDYIKDNVPDALLNKIIDIKDSMFTALFGYVKAQLILMTITFCELSLGFTIIGVKRPILLGLVISFIDAFPVLGTGGVLVPWAIYEFLTKDIRMGVSLLILYVIVLVIRQMIEPKVVGEQIGLHPLMTLITMYLGMKFFGLPGLILGPIVTLIFKNIISGMIKHKNLKELINEFIKK is encoded by the coding sequence ATGGATAAAAGAATAAAACTTGTTATCAGACTGGTTCTTATTTTTGGAGGTACGGTTATTGGAATATTGCTGGGACTTAGGCTTGCAATTTATTTTGCACCTTTTCTTATTGCTTTTGCCATATCTTCAATGATAGAGCCTGTAATCCGGTTTCTTATGAAAAAGTTAAAGTTTAGAAGAAAATTTGCGGCATTGGTTTCATTGCTTTTGGGTTTGTCGATGATTGCAATACTGTTGCTTATGTTGTTTTCCAAACTTTATAATGAAATAACAAGCCTTTCAAGTTCTCAGCCGGAGTTTTGGAAAGAAGCATATCAAAACATATCGAATTTAATAAACAGAGGGTTGAATATTTATTTTGGACTTCCGAGTGAGGTTACCGCCCAAATTTCAAGTATGGTTTCAAGTCTTTCAAATTCCGTTTCTAGTTTGGTGGATTCTTTTGTGAAGGGAATTTACAATACTGCAATATCCATACCTCAGATGGTGATATTTATATTTGTGACAATTTTATCAACTTATTTCATTTCCAGCGACAGGGACAGAATTTATGACTATATCAAAGATAATGTGCCTGATGCATTATTAAACAAGATAATAGATATAAAGGACAGTATGTTTACAGCCTTGTTCGGGTATGTCAAAGCTCAGCTGATACTAATGACAATTACTTTTTGTGAGCTTTCCCTCGGGTTTACAATAATTGGTGTAAAACGACCCATTTTACTCGGATTGGTTATCAGCTTCATAGATGCATTTCCGGTGCTTGGAACAGGCGGAGTACTTGTTCCCTGGGCCATATATGAGTTTTTAACCAAAGACATCAGGATGGGAGTGTCACTGCTGATTTTGTATGTTATAGTGCTTGTTATCAGACAAATGATAGAGCCAAAAGTGGTTGGAGAGCAGATAGGCCTCCATCCTTTGATGACGTTGATAACCATGTACCTCGGAATGAAGTTCTTTGGCTTGCCCGGCCTTATTTTGGGCCCCATTGTGACATTGATTTTCAAAAATATAATATCAGGAATGATAAAGCATAAGAATCTCAAAGAACTGATAAACGAATTTATAAAAAAATAA
- the mltG gene encoding endolytic transglycosylase MltG produces MSGNGAAVSKNKTKKRKNRLASLFLYFLVFLIIFTVSTLASYTYFINEKEINYEEVMAKIDPENGIQVEIPRGANTDDIANILREHGVIKYPFWFKFVSKFNGYDGRYKSGKHIVNKDLKYKEIMEILCSNPVTTTVTIIEGKNTDQIADILSEKKVIDKEAFLEACNTEKFDYEFLKDIPENPQRENKLEGYLFPDTYFFDPKAGERAIIEKFLDNFDAKFKPEFYERAKELNMTVDEVIILASIIERETALPEERPIVSSVFHNRLKSSDPNLKKLESCATVQYVLYKTQGKMKEKLSDEDTKIDHPYNTYLYEGLPPGPICCPGLASIEAALYPDEESEYLYFVAKGDGSHEFSRTLAEHLEAVKKYQSN; encoded by the coding sequence ATGAGCGGAAACGGTGCGGCAGTATCTAAAAACAAAACAAAAAAGCGAAAAAACAGACTCGCGTCTTTATTTTTGTACTTTCTTGTTTTCCTTATTATATTTACAGTCAGCACCTTGGCTTCTTATACATACTTCATAAATGAGAAAGAGATCAATTATGAAGAAGTTATGGCAAAAATAGACCCCGAAAACGGTATTCAGGTTGAAATCCCCCGGGGAGCCAATACGGACGACATTGCAAACATCCTCAGGGAGCACGGAGTAATAAAATATCCTTTTTGGTTTAAGTTTGTTTCCAAATTCAACGGCTATGACGGCCGTTACAAATCAGGAAAACATATTGTGAACAAAGACCTTAAATATAAAGAAATTATGGAAATACTCTGCAGCAACCCTGTTACAACCACCGTTACCATAATCGAGGGTAAAAATACGGATCAAATTGCTGATATTCTAAGCGAAAAAAAGGTTATCGACAAGGAGGCCTTTCTTGAAGCCTGCAATACCGAAAAATTTGATTATGAATTTTTAAAAGACATTCCGGAAAATCCTCAAAGAGAAAACAAACTTGAGGGATACCTTTTCCCGGATACCTATTTCTTTGACCCAAAAGCAGGAGAACGGGCAATAATTGAAAAGTTTTTAGATAACTTTGATGCAAAATTCAAGCCGGAATTTTATGAAAGAGCCAAAGAGCTGAACATGACGGTGGACGAGGTAATTATTCTTGCCTCCATAATAGAAAGGGAAACAGCTCTCCCCGAAGAAAGGCCAATTGTTTCCAGCGTATTTCACAACAGGCTGAAGTCTTCGGACCCCAATCTAAAAAAGCTTGAATCCTGTGCCACCGTACAATATGTTTTGTACAAAACTCAGGGAAAAATGAAGGAAAAGTTGTCCGACGAGGATACAAAAATAGACCACCCGTACAACACATACCTTTATGAGGGGCTTCCGCCGGGACCCATATGCTGTCCTGGTCTTGCCTCCATAGAAGCTGCATTGTATCCGGACGAAGAATCAGAGTATCTGTACTTTGTGGCAAAAGGAGACGGAAGTCACGAATTTTCAAGAACTTTGGCCGAACATTTGGAAGCTGTTAAAAAGTATCAATCCAATTGA